One Cyanobacteria bacterium GSL.Bin1 DNA segment encodes these proteins:
- a CDS encoding dephospho-CoA kinase, which translates to MSMRQRRIIGLTGGIATGKSTVSDYVHQAYQVPVLDADQYARDAVSQDSPILTLIQKRYGDKILQADGSLDRSRLGQIIFDQPSEKQWLEQQIHPYVRQRIETELSQLSAKLVLVVVPLLFEAKMTDLVTEIWVVTCSPEQQLARVIQRDGLSETEARSRIASQMPLFQKVAQADVVIDNQTNIDELQQQVDQQF; encoded by the coding sequence ATCAGCATGAGACAGCGCCGCATTATTGGTTTAACCGGTGGGATTGCGACCGGAAAAAGTACGGTTTCGGATTATGTGCATCAGGCTTATCAAGTTCCTGTTTTAGATGCCGATCAGTATGCACGAGATGCAGTGAGTCAAGATTCACCCATCCTAACACTCATTCAAAAACGGTATGGGGATAAGATTTTGCAAGCAGATGGCAGTTTGGATCGATCGCGCCTCGGTCAAATCATCTTTGATCAGCCCTCAGAAAAACAGTGGTTAGAACAACAAATTCATCCTTATGTGCGCCAACGGATCGAAACTGAGTTATCTCAACTGAGTGCCAAGCTAGTATTGGTGGTCGTTCCCCTCCTGTTTGAAGCCAAAATGACCGATTTAGTGACAGAAATTTGGGTGGTAACGTGTTCCCCAGAACAACAACTGGCGCGAGTGATACAGCGGGATGGGTTGTCAGAAACAGAGGCGCGATCGCGCATTGCCTCCCAAATGCCTCTCTTCCAAAAAGTTGCCCAAGCGGATGTGGTGATTGATAATCAAACTAATATTGATGAGTTACAACAACAGGTCGATCAACAGTTTTGA
- a CDS encoding uroporphyrinogen-III synthase, with product MTLSKKTILVTRAANQAQAFRTLLEKQGATVIEMAALEIRPPSSWEPLDQAIEALSTFDWLILTSANGVKFFWERLENLQVDPTLLHSLKIAVVGKKTASVLEQYGIRPTFIPPNFVADSLVESFPDLLAQQKILFPRVETGGREVLIEEFQTQQAEVIAVPAYQSSCPASADPVAVKALKEREVDVITFASSKTVRHFYDLLIPPFGSEINLKSVLATVTIASIGPQTSQACRKFLGRCDVEAKHYTLEGLTEAIVAVNAEAGSAKN from the coding sequence ATGACGCTTAGCAAAAAAACGATTTTAGTGACGCGGGCGGCTAACCAAGCCCAAGCCTTTCGCACGCTGCTGGAAAAACAGGGGGCAACTGTCATAGAAATGGCGGCGTTAGAAATTCGTCCCCCCTCAAGTTGGGAACCCCTTGATCAGGCAATTGAGGCGCTATCCACTTTTGACTGGCTGATTTTAACCTCAGCCAATGGGGTCAAGTTTTTCTGGGAACGTCTAGAAAACTTACAGGTTGATCCGACCCTTCTCCATTCTCTCAAAATTGCAGTTGTCGGTAAAAAAACGGCAAGTGTCCTTGAACAATATGGGATTCGACCCACTTTTATTCCTCCCAACTTTGTTGCCGATTCCTTAGTAGAATCCTTTCCTGACCTTTTAGCCCAACAAAAAATCCTCTTCCCACGCGTGGAAACTGGAGGGAGGGAAGTTTTGATTGAAGAATTTCAAACACAACAAGCAGAAGTGATTGCTGTACCGGCTTATCAATCCAGTTGTCCCGCCAGTGCTGATCCGGTTGCGGTGAAAGCCCTAAAAGAACGAGAAGTTGATGTGATCACATTTGCCAGTTCTAAAACGGTTCGACACTTTTACGATCTCTTAATTCCTCCATTTGGCTCTGAAATAAACTTAAAATCAGTATTGGCAACCGTTACTATTGCTTCTATCGGTCCACAAACTTCACAAGCGTGCAGAAAATTTTTGGGAAGATGTGATGTCGAAGCAAAACACTATACCCTGGAAGGGTTAACCGAAGCAATTGTGGCGGTCAATGCTGAAGCTGGATCGGCTAAAAATTAG
- the uvrA gene encoding excinuclease ABC subunit UvrA encodes MSDSSSRIRIRGARQHNLNNIDLELPRDRLIVFTGVSGSGKSSLAFDTIFAEGQRRYVESLSAYARQFLGQVDKPDVDAIEGLSPAISIDQKSTSHNPRSTVGTVTEIYDYLRLLFGRAGEPHCPRCDRAISPQTIDQMCDQIMELPDRTRFQILAPVVRGQKGTHQQLLSSLVSEGFVRVRIDGTIQELSDPIKLSKNKHHTIEVVVDRLIKKEGIEERLADSLATCLHRSSGIALIDILKQEDSAEKEDHLPKEIVFSENFACPEHGAVIEELSPRLFSFNSPYGACSHCHGIGRLRMFSHELVVPDPKQPVYSAIAPWSDKDNSYYLSLLYSLGEAYGFELQTPWEKLTPEQQEIILYGTGEPIFIYEDARGDQPRGYHKPYYGVISGLERALETASETYKQKLEQYRVDQTCEVCGGKRLKPASLSVRLGQYNIIQLTSVAITECLSRIQQLQLSSKQAKIGELALKEIQARLQFLLDVGLDYLTLDRPAMTLSGGEAQRIRLATQIGSGLTGVLYVLDEPSIGLHQRDNGRLLETLKKLRDLGNTLIVVEHDEETIRSADQLVDIGPGAGIHGGNIVAQGNLKAITDSKDSITGDYLAQRRIIPTPEKRRKGNGKSLSLIDAHANNLQHIDVDIPLGKLVCVTGVSGSGKSTLINELLYPALKHRLGYKIPFPKGLGKLKGLDAVDKVIVIDQSPIGRTPRSNPATYTGAFDPIRSVFTETVEAKARGYKAGRFSFNVKGGRCEACNGQGVNVIEMNFLPNVYVECEVCKGARYNRETLQVKYKGYSIADVLNMTVEESLAVFENIPRAATRLQTLVDVGLGYIPLGQPAPTLSGGEAQRIKLATELSRRATGKTLYLIDEPTTGLSFYDVHQLLNVLQRLVDKGNSILVIEHNLDIIRCADWLIDLGPEGGDKGGEVIATGTPETVASANHSYTGQYLKTILDS; translated from the coding sequence ATGTCTGATTCTTCTTCTCGTATTCGCATTCGTGGCGCAAGACAACACAATCTGAACAATATCGACTTAGAATTACCGCGCGATCGCCTCATTGTGTTTACAGGAGTTTCGGGTTCGGGTAAGTCGTCTCTTGCCTTCGATACCATTTTTGCAGAAGGACAACGACGCTATGTCGAGTCATTAAGTGCTTATGCCCGACAATTTCTCGGACAAGTGGATAAGCCGGATGTAGATGCTATTGAAGGCTTAAGTCCTGCCATTTCCATTGACCAAAAATCCACGTCTCACAACCCTCGTTCCACAGTAGGAACGGTTACCGAAATCTATGACTATCTGCGGTTGCTGTTTGGGCGCGCTGGCGAACCCCATTGTCCTCGCTGCGATCGCGCGATTTCTCCCCAAACCATTGACCAAATGTGCGATCAAATTATGGAATTGCCCGATCGCACTCGCTTCCAGATTTTAGCGCCCGTGGTGCGCGGGCAAAAGGGAACGCACCAACAACTCCTATCAAGTCTCGTTAGTGAAGGGTTTGTCCGAGTTCGCATTGATGGCACCATTCAAGAGTTATCAGATCCAATCAAACTCAGTAAAAATAAACACCACACCATCGAAGTAGTTGTGGATCGCCTGATTAAAAAAGAGGGAATTGAAGAACGGTTAGCCGACTCCCTCGCCACCTGTTTACACCGTTCTAGTGGCATTGCCCTGATTGATATCTTAAAGCAAGAGGACTCAGCCGAAAAAGAAGATCATCTACCCAAAGAAATTGTCTTTTCGGAAAACTTTGCTTGTCCCGAACACGGCGCGGTGATTGAAGAACTCTCTCCCCGTTTGTTTTCTTTCAATTCCCCTTATGGGGCGTGTTCCCACTGTCATGGTATTGGACGACTGCGGATGTTTTCGCACGAATTAGTGGTTCCTGACCCCAAACAGCCCGTTTACAGCGCGATCGCGCCGTGGTCAGATAAAGACAACAGTTATTATCTCTCCCTCCTCTACAGCCTCGGCGAAGCCTATGGTTTTGAACTGCAAACCCCTTGGGAAAAACTGACTCCCGAACAGCAGGAGATTATTTTATATGGCACAGGCGAACCCATCTTTATCTATGAAGACGCGCGAGGCGATCAGCCCAGAGGATATCATAAACCCTATTATGGAGTTATTTCTGGTTTAGAACGGGCTCTAGAAACCGCTTCTGAGACGTATAAGCAAAAACTGGAACAGTATCGAGTCGATCAAACCTGTGAAGTTTGTGGAGGAAAACGACTCAAACCCGCTTCTCTCTCCGTCCGGTTAGGGCAATACAATATTATTCAACTGACTAGCGTTGCCATCACCGAATGTTTAAGCCGTATCCAGCAACTGCAACTCTCGTCAAAACAAGCCAAAATTGGTGAACTCGCCCTGAAAGAAATTCAAGCGAGACTGCAATTTCTGCTTGATGTGGGTTTAGATTATCTCACGCTTGATCGTCCTGCCATGACCTTATCGGGAGGAGAAGCCCAACGCATTCGTCTCGCGACGCAAATTGGATCAGGGCTAACCGGAGTCCTATATGTTTTAGATGAACCGAGTATTGGGTTGCATCAACGAGACAACGGACGCCTGCTAGAAACCCTGAAAAAACTCCGCGATTTAGGGAACACCCTCATTGTTGTCGAACATGACGAAGAAACGATTCGTAGTGCGGATCAACTCGTCGATATTGGACCAGGCGCAGGTATTCATGGCGGGAATATTGTTGCCCAGGGTAACTTAAAAGCAATTACGGATTCTAAAGACTCGATTACCGGTGATTACTTAGCCCAAAGACGGATTATCCCCACTCCAGAAAAAAGGCGCAAAGGCAATGGCAAATCCTTATCGTTAATTGATGCCCACGCGAATAACCTACAACACATTGACGTGGATATTCCCCTAGGAAAACTGGTTTGCGTCACCGGGGTTTCGGGTTCGGGTAAATCGACGCTGATCAATGAACTCCTCTATCCGGCTTTAAAGCATCGCCTCGGTTATAAAATCCCGTTTCCGAAAGGGTTGGGAAAACTGAAAGGACTGGATGCAGTGGATAAAGTGATCGTGATTGATCAATCTCCCATTGGTCGCACCCCACGGTCTAACCCTGCCACTTATACAGGGGCTTTTGATCCCATTCGTTCTGTCTTTACCGAAACCGTTGAAGCAAAAGCCAGAGGTTATAAAGCGGGACGATTTTCTTTTAATGTCAAAGGCGGACGCTGCGAAGCCTGTAATGGACAGGGGGTGAATGTCATCGAAATGAACTTTCTGCCCAATGTTTATGTAGAATGCGAAGTGTGCAAAGGGGCACGCTATAACCGCGAAACCTTACAAGTGAAATATAAAGGGTATTCCATTGCCGATGTTCTTAACATGACGGTAGAAGAATCCCTAGCCGTTTTTGAAAATATTCCCCGTGCCGCCACTCGGTTACAAACCCTGGTTGATGTCGGTTTAGGCTATATTCCCCTAGGACAACCTGCCCCTACTTTATCCGGTGGAGAAGCACAACGGATCAAACTCGCCACCGAATTATCCCGACGCGCCACGGGCAAAACCCTCTATTTAATCGATGAACCCACCACCGGTTTATCCTTTTATGATGTTCACCAACTCTTAAACGTTTTACAACGCTTGGTGGATAAGGGAAATTCAATCTTGGTGATTGAACATAACTTAGATATTATTCGTTGTGCGGACTGGTTAATTGATTTAGGTCCTGAAGGCGGAGATAAAGGAGGAGAAGTAATTGCAACCGGAACCCCAGAAACAGTAGCGAGTGCAAATCACTCTTACACGGGACAATATTTAAAGACAATCTTGGATTCGTAA
- a CDS encoding L,D-transpeptidase family protein, with the protein MMPTAVLAETSTRLAQKLESLKKSEQRWLEIDLSEQQLTAWQGATSHYQTIVSTGKTATPTHSGIFSIQRKLRQDRMRGADYDVPNVPHVMYYHRGYAIHGAYWHNQFGTRVSHGCINLPLEAAEEIYEWTPMGIPVVIHQ; encoded by the coding sequence ATGATGCCGACAGCAGTGCTGGCAGAAACATCGACTCGGCTTGCCCAAAAACTCGAAAGTCTCAAAAAATCGGAACAACGTTGGCTGGAAATCGATCTCTCTGAACAACAGTTAACAGCTTGGCAGGGAGCAACAAGTCACTACCAAACCATTGTTTCTACTGGGAAAACAGCCACTCCTACTCACAGTGGAATCTTTAGTATCCAACGCAAACTGCGTCAAGACAGAATGCGGGGCGCTGATTACGATGTTCCCAATGTTCCTCATGTGATGTACTATCATCGAGGATATGCAATTCATGGCGCATATTGGCATAATCAATTTGGAACTCGGGTGAGTCACGGTTGTATTAATCTTCCCCTTGAGGCTGCAGAAGAGATTTATGAATGGACTCCGATGGGAATTCCTGTCGTTATTCATCAATAA
- a CDS encoding Uma2 family endonuclease: METLTFALPQNTTLHVSRADFAAIAAVNRDLQLERTADGTLIVNPLTGSESGKRNLSIGAQLWIWAEANEILGVAFDSSAGFELPNGAIRAPDASWVRRDRWEALSQEEKEGFAPLCPDFVIELRSKRDRLATLQEKMREYLANGARLGWLIDPQNQRVEIYRSGREVEVLEQPDQLSGEDILPNFTLDLHRIW; the protein is encoded by the coding sequence ATGGAAACCCTAACCTTTGCGCTTCCTCAAAACACTACCCTCCACGTTTCTCGTGCTGATTTTGCGGCAATCGCAGCCGTTAACCGCGACCTCCAACTGGAACGAACAGCAGACGGAACTTTAATTGTGAATCCTCTCACTGGAAGTGAATCTGGCAAACGTAATCTTAGTATCGGTGCCCAACTCTGGATTTGGGCGGAAGCCAACGAAATATTGGGAGTTGCCTTTGATTCTTCCGCAGGCTTTGAGTTACCCAATGGGGCAATTCGTGCACCTGATGCGTCTTGGGTAAGGCGCGATCGCTGGGAGGCTCTTTCGCAAGAAGAGAAGGAAGGATTTGCCCCCCTGTGTCCCGATTTCGTGATTGAATTGCGCTCGAAGCGCGATCGTCTCGCGACGTTACAGGAAAAGATGCGCGAATATCTAGCCAATGGCGCACGACTCGGCTGGCTCATCGATCCTCAAAATCAGCGAGTGGAAATTTACCGGAGTGGCAGAGAGGTTGAAGTTTTGGAGCAACCCGATCAATTATCTGGTGAGGATATCCTTCCCAATTTTACTTTGGACTTGCATCGTATCTGGTAG